A region from the Mycobacterium heidelbergense genome encodes:
- a CDS encoding TetR/AcrR family transcriptional regulator — translation MLSISNAGVDTGERILAAAASCVVDFGVDRVTLAEIARRAGVSRPTVYRRWPDTRSIVAALLTQHITGVMRDAPLLGDDRESLVRQIVTVADVLRRDELVMSVLHSALAPTYITERLGTSQQMLIDALADRLRAAQRHGSVRPGDPLQMATMVLLITQSTIQSERIVRPILDADALAVELAHSLNGYLS, via the coding sequence ATGCTGTCAATCAGTAATGCCGGTGTGGACACCGGCGAGCGGATCCTCGCGGCGGCGGCCAGCTGCGTGGTCGATTTCGGGGTCGACCGGGTGACCCTCGCCGAGATCGCCCGGCGCGCGGGCGTCAGCCGGCCGACCGTCTACCGCCGCTGGCCGGACACTCGGTCGATCGTGGCGGCGCTGCTGACCCAGCACATCACCGGCGTGATGCGCGATGCGCCGTTGCTCGGCGACGACCGGGAATCCCTTGTGCGACAGATCGTTACGGTGGCCGACGTGCTGCGCCGCGACGAACTGGTGATGTCGGTGCTGCACTCGGCGCTGGCGCCGACCTACATCACCGAACGCCTGGGGACCAGCCAGCAGATGTTGATCGACGCCCTGGCCGACCGGCTGCGGGCGGCCCAGCGCCACGGCAGCGTCCGCCCCGGCGACCCGCTTCAGATGGCCACCATGGTGTTGCTGATCACCCAGTCGACCATTCAGTCCGAACGGATCGTCCGGCCGATCCTCGACGCCGACGCGCTGGCCGTCGAACTCGCCCACTCGCTGAACGGGTACCTGTCGTGA
- a CDS encoding diacylglycerol kinase, whose translation MPKREIGKVTALTNPVSGHGTAVRTAQIAIARLRHRGIEVVEIIGDDAEDARYLAAAALDRGTDALMVTGGDGVVSNALQVLAGTDVPLGIIPAGTGNDHAREFGIPTKDPEAAADIVIDGWTETIDLGRIRDGDGINKWFGTVAAAGFDSLVTDRANRMSWPHGRLRYYVAMLAELSRLRLLPFRMVLDGTREIDADITLAAFGNTRSYGGGLLICPNADPTDGLLDITMAHSASRTKLVRLFPTVMKGTHVDLPEVSTARAASIHVECPGINVYADGDFACPLPAEISAVPAALQILRPTRM comes from the coding sequence ATGCCTAAGCGCGAAATCGGCAAGGTCACCGCGCTGACCAATCCCGTTTCGGGCCATGGCACCGCCGTGCGCACGGCGCAGATCGCGATCGCGCGGCTGCGGCATCGGGGTATCGAGGTCGTCGAGATCATTGGCGACGACGCGGAAGACGCGCGTTACCTCGCCGCCGCGGCCCTGGACCGGGGCACCGACGCGCTCATGGTCACCGGCGGCGACGGCGTCGTCTCCAACGCGCTGCAGGTGTTGGCGGGCACCGACGTTCCGCTGGGCATCATCCCGGCGGGCACCGGCAACGACCACGCGCGTGAGTTCGGCATCCCGACGAAGGATCCCGAGGCCGCCGCGGACATCGTGATCGACGGCTGGACGGAGACCATCGACCTCGGCCGAATTCGCGACGGCGACGGCATCAACAAGTGGTTCGGCACGGTGGCGGCCGCCGGGTTCGACTCCCTGGTGACCGATCGGGCCAACCGGATGAGCTGGCCCCACGGGCGGCTGCGCTACTACGTCGCGATGCTCGCCGAGCTCTCGCGGCTGCGGCTGCTGCCGTTCCGGATGGTGCTCGACGGGACCCGGGAGATCGACGCCGACATCACGCTCGCGGCCTTCGGCAATACCCGCAGCTATGGCGGCGGGCTGCTGATCTGCCCCAACGCCGATCCCACCGACGGCCTGCTCGACATCACCATGGCGCATTCGGCGTCCCGGACCAAGCTGGTCCGCCTGTTCCCCACCGTGATGAAGGGCACGCACGTCGACCTCCCCGAGGTGAGCACGGCGCGCGCCGCCTCAATCCACGTCGAGTGCCCGGGCATCAACGTGTACGCCGACGGCGACTTCGCGTGTCCGCTGCCCGCCGAGATCTCCGCGGTGCCCGCCGCCCTGCAGATTCTTCGCCCAACCCGTATGTAA
- a CDS encoding FAD-dependent monooxygenase: MNVTRVPVLIVGAGVGGLATSVLLAKYGVRSLLVEKRREVFIYPKARNLSFRSLEILRSLGLSDEVHKVAEGVSGMVVKPTLNSPDEAPAMDVDAIFAPYAGLSPEPPAQYCPQSRLEPMLLAETRRQGSEVRYGTEVLSFEQDDDGVTVVVRERDSGATESVRADYLVAADGVHSPIRDRLGVTTSGYGALPIFVVFAYFKAPWRKFVPDLGDGDGVQVKNADVDGIFLVVEDDLGMFITTYLPGEGETAEQFTPEYCAELLTRAIGEPIDVQIIEVASWQPYERVANQFQCGRVFLVGDAAHTMPPFKAGGANTAIQSADNLAWKLAAVVNGQARPALLNTYHAERHPVGRFNARQSLSGPPLVLLRLDDNRPQLPPDEEEPMFALLIGYQYRSAAVISDEPPAADTDAVSLVDELRGQPGTRVPHVWVREGVSTLDLLGPGFTVLTGDERWGAAVDSASALGIPIIMQRIDDDAWVAATGLAPSGALLVRPDAFVAWRVDALPADPEGQLRRALSQVLGR; this comes from the coding sequence ATGAACGTCACGCGTGTCCCCGTTCTCATCGTCGGCGCCGGCGTGGGCGGGCTGGCCACGTCGGTTCTGCTGGCCAAGTACGGCGTTCGGTCGCTGCTGGTCGAGAAGCGGCGCGAGGTCTTCATCTATCCCAAAGCCCGCAACCTGAGCTTCCGCAGCCTGGAGATCCTGCGCTCTCTGGGCCTGAGCGACGAGGTCCACAAGGTTGCCGAAGGCGTGTCCGGCATGGTCGTCAAGCCGACGCTGAACAGCCCGGACGAGGCGCCGGCCATGGACGTCGACGCCATATTCGCGCCCTACGCCGGCCTGAGCCCCGAGCCGCCCGCACAGTATTGCCCGCAAAGCAGGCTGGAGCCGATGCTGTTGGCCGAGACGCGTCGGCAGGGTAGCGAGGTTCGCTACGGAACGGAGGTGTTGTCGTTCGAGCAGGACGACGACGGCGTGACGGTGGTTGTGCGCGAACGGGATTCGGGCGCGACCGAAAGCGTGCGCGCCGACTACCTCGTCGCCGCCGACGGTGTGCACAGCCCGATCCGGGACCGGCTCGGCGTCACCACGTCGGGATACGGCGCGCTGCCGATCTTTGTCGTCTTCGCCTACTTCAAGGCGCCGTGGCGGAAGTTTGTCCCGGACCTGGGCGACGGGGATGGCGTGCAGGTCAAAAACGCCGATGTGGACGGGATCTTCCTGGTCGTCGAGGACGACCTGGGCATGTTCATCACCACGTACCTGCCGGGCGAGGGCGAAACGGCGGAGCAGTTCACCCCGGAGTACTGCGCCGAGCTGCTGACGCGGGCCATCGGTGAGCCGATCGACGTGCAGATCATCGAAGTCGCCTCGTGGCAACCCTACGAGCGGGTGGCCAACCAATTCCAATGCGGGCGAGTGTTTCTCGTCGGCGACGCCGCCCACACCATGCCGCCGTTCAAGGCCGGCGGGGCGAACACGGCCATCCAGAGCGCGGACAACCTGGCCTGGAAGCTCGCCGCCGTGGTGAACGGCCAGGCCCGGCCCGCGCTGCTGAACACCTACCACGCCGAGCGGCACCCCGTCGGACGGTTCAACGCCCGCCAGTCGCTGAGTGGGCCGCCGCTGGTGCTCCTCAGGCTGGACGACAACCGACCGCAACTGCCGCCGGACGAAGAGGAGCCGATGTTCGCCCTGCTCATCGGCTACCAATACCGCTCGGCCGCAGTCATTTCCGATGAGCCCCCGGCTGCGGACACGGACGCCGTGTCGTTGGTGGACGAGTTGCGGGGGCAGCCCGGCACCCGGGTGCCGCACGTGTGGGTGCGGGAGGGGGTGTCGACGCTCGACCTGCTCGGGCCCGGGTTCACCGTGCTGACGGGGGACGAGCGATGGGGCGCCGCGGTGGATTCGGCGTCGGCCCTGGGCATTCCGATCATCATGCAGCGCATCGACGACGACGCCTGGGTTGCGGCCACTGGGCTCGCGCCTTCCGGCGCGCTGCTGGTCCGCCCCGACGCCTTCGTGGCATGGCGTGTGGACGCACTGCCCGCCGATCCGGAAGGCCAACTGCGCCGGGCACTCTCGCAGGTCCTGGGCCGCTAG
- a CDS encoding class I SAM-dependent methyltransferase, giving the protein MVATIDGASLVLLLSLGHQTGLLDTMAGLGPATSARIAEAAGLNERYVREWLGGMTTGRVVDYDPATAAYALPAHRARVLTRASGPDNLAVVAQFVPLLGEVEQKIVRCFREGGGLPYSEFPRFHALMAEESGAVFDSSLVDVVLPLVDGLPQRLRSGADVADFGCGSGHAINVMARAFPASRFTGIDFSDEAIAAGIREAARLGLTNAAFESHNLAALDKAAAYDVITVFDAIHDQAQPARVLENIHRALRPGGVLLMADIKASSRLEDNVGVPMSTYLYTTSLMHCMTVSLALDGAGLGAVWGTQLATQMLADAGFGDVRVAEVESDPINNYYIATT; this is encoded by the coding sequence ATGGTCGCGACCATCGACGGCGCCAGTCTGGTGCTCCTGCTGAGCCTTGGGCATCAGACGGGTCTGCTGGACACGATGGCCGGGCTGGGGCCCGCCACCAGTGCGCGGATCGCGGAGGCCGCAGGCCTCAACGAGCGCTACGTCCGGGAGTGGTTGGGCGGCATGACCACCGGCCGCGTCGTCGACTACGACCCGGCGACCGCCGCCTACGCGCTGCCCGCCCACCGCGCGCGCGTGCTGACCCGCGCGTCTGGGCCCGACAACCTCGCCGTGGTCGCACAGTTCGTGCCGCTGCTCGGCGAGGTCGAACAAAAAATCGTCAGGTGTTTTCGGGAGGGCGGCGGCCTGCCCTACAGCGAATTTCCGCGCTTCCACGCGCTGATGGCCGAGGAAAGCGGTGCGGTGTTCGACAGCTCGCTCGTCGACGTCGTGCTGCCGCTGGTCGACGGCCTCCCGCAGCGCCTGCGCTCCGGGGCCGACGTCGCCGATTTCGGTTGCGGCAGCGGTCATGCCATCAACGTGATGGCGCGGGCGTTCCCGGCGAGCCGGTTCACCGGCATCGACTTTTCCGACGAGGCCATCGCGGCCGGCATCCGGGAGGCGGCTCGCCTCGGCCTGACGAACGCGGCCTTCGAAAGCCACAACCTGGCCGCGCTGGACAAGGCGGCCGCCTACGACGTCATCACCGTGTTCGACGCCATCCACGATCAGGCGCAGCCGGCGCGGGTGCTGGAAAACATCCATCGCGCCCTGCGCCCCGGCGGAGTTCTGCTCATGGCCGACATCAAGGCGTCGAGCCGGCTCGAGGACAACGTCGGCGTCCCGATGAGCACCTACCTGTACACGACCTCGCTGATGCACTGCATGACGGTGTCGCTGGCGCTGGACGGCGCCGGCCTCGGGGCGGTCTGGGGAACCCAGCTGGCCACCCAGATGCTCGCCGACGCCGGCTTCGGCGACGTGCGGGTGGCCGAGGTCGAGTCGGACCCGATCAACAACTACTACATCGCCACGACGTGA
- a CDS encoding FAD-binding oxidoreductase codes for MKWDAWGDPAAAKPLSDGIRALLKQAVGLEDSKEPQLDADEVRLRPSALAQADRDALAGIVGAEYCRTADRDRLLHAGGKSTLDLLRRKDTGVQDAPDAIVLPGGEDAVAAILRHCSERRIAVIPFGGGTSVVGGLDPTRGGFEAVVSLDLRRFDELLDLDEVSGQAVLGAGVTGPDAERLLGERGFSLGHFPQSFEYATIGGFAATRSSGQDSAGYGRFDDMVTGLRMVTPAGTLDLGRAPESAAGPDLRELLLGSEGTFGVITQVRLRVHRIPEAVRYEAWSFPDFTTGAAALRAVTQNATGPTVIRLSDEAETGVNLATTEAIGESRIAGGCLGITVFEGTREHVESRHTETGALLAAHGGTSLGEGPARAWERGRFGAPYLRDSLLAAGALCETLETATDWSNVPALKAAVTQALTNALADSGTPALVMCHISHVYPTGASLYFTVVAGQRGDPIEQWRAAKKAASDAIVAAGGTITHHHAVGADHRPWMRDEVGELGVRVLRAVKSTLDPAGILNPGKLIP; via the coding sequence ATGAAGTGGGACGCGTGGGGGGACCCCGCGGCGGCCAAGCCCCTGTCCGACGGCATCCGCGCGTTGCTGAAACAGGCTGTCGGCCTTGAGGATTCAAAGGAGCCTCAACTCGACGCGGACGAGGTGCGGCTGCGCCCCTCGGCGCTGGCACAAGCCGACCGCGACGCGCTGGCCGGGATCGTCGGCGCCGAGTACTGCCGCACCGCCGACCGCGACCGGCTGCTGCACGCCGGCGGCAAGTCCACCCTGGACCTGTTGCGCCGCAAGGACACCGGCGTGCAGGACGCGCCCGACGCCATCGTGCTGCCCGGCGGCGAGGACGCCGTCGCCGCGATCCTGCGCCACTGCTCGGAGCGCCGCATCGCCGTGATCCCGTTCGGCGGCGGCACCAGCGTGGTCGGCGGGCTCGACCCCACCCGCGGCGGGTTCGAAGCCGTGGTGTCGCTCGACCTGCGCCGCTTCGATGAGCTCCTCGACCTCGACGAAGTGTCCGGCCAGGCCGTCCTCGGCGCCGGGGTGACCGGGCCCGACGCCGAACGCCTGCTCGGCGAACGCGGCTTCTCGCTGGGGCATTTCCCGCAGAGCTTCGAGTACGCGACGATCGGCGGGTTCGCCGCCACGCGATCGTCCGGACAGGACTCGGCCGGCTACGGCCGGTTCGACGACATGGTCACCGGGCTGCGGATGGTCACCCCCGCGGGCACGCTGGATCTGGGGCGCGCGCCGGAATCGGCGGCGGGCCCGGACCTGCGCGAGCTGCTGCTCGGCTCGGAGGGGACCTTCGGCGTCATCACCCAAGTGCGGCTGCGCGTGCACCGGATCCCGGAGGCCGTCCGCTACGAGGCGTGGTCGTTCCCCGACTTCACGACGGGAGCGGCGGCCCTACGCGCCGTCACCCAGAACGCCACCGGCCCCACCGTCATCCGGCTTTCCGACGAGGCGGAGACGGGCGTCAACCTCGCCACCACCGAGGCCATCGGCGAAAGCCGGATCGCCGGCGGATGCCTGGGGATCACCGTGTTCGAGGGCACCAGGGAACACGTCGAGAGCCGGCATACCGAGACCGGCGCGCTGCTGGCGGCCCACGGTGGCACCTCGCTGGGCGAGGGGCCGGCGCGCGCCTGGGAGCGGGGCCGGTTCGGCGCGCCGTACCTGCGCGACTCGCTGCTGGCGGCGGGCGCGCTCTGCGAGACCCTCGAGACGGCCACCGACTGGTCCAACGTCCCCGCGCTCAAAGCCGCCGTCACACAGGCGCTCACCAACGCATTGGCCGACAGCGGAACACCGGCGCTGGTGATGTGCCACATCTCGCACGTCTATCCCACCGGCGCCTCCCTGTACTTCACCGTCGTCGCCGGGCAGCGGGGCGATCCGATCGAGCAGTGGCGGGCCGCCAAGAAGGCCGCGTCGGACGCCATCGTGGCGGCCGGCGGAACCATCACCCACCACCACGCGGTCGGCGCCGACCACCGGCCCTGGATGCGCGACGAGGTGGGCGAGCTGGGTGTGCGGGTGTTGCGCGCGGTCAAGTCGACGCTGGACCCCGCCGGAATCCTCAACCCCGGCAAGCTGATTCCGTGA
- a CDS encoding TetR/AcrR family transcriptional regulator — translation MPADSVRSDRARRPSGKNPGRFDPSLDGAILEAALQGLGEQGYDRMSMDDIASRARVGKAAIYRRWPSKAAMVADAIAHWRRGLGPVEPPNTGSLRGDIDALVAAAPDFDESGLSTVKMIVGAATAAMNDPVLAAALDDLVLSVPRRVVSVVLDQAVARGEISAGRDVTLIPDALLGLNLLRVVTGRPIDRVYVRRALEEVLLPLATSAAVE, via the coding sequence ATGCCCGCCGACAGCGTTCGAAGCGACCGGGCGCGCCGACCGTCGGGCAAAAATCCTGGACGCTTCGATCCCTCTCTGGACGGCGCAATCCTCGAGGCCGCGCTGCAGGGGCTTGGCGAACAGGGCTACGACCGGATGAGCATGGACGACATCGCGTCGCGCGCGCGGGTGGGCAAGGCCGCCATCTACCGGCGCTGGCCGTCGAAGGCCGCGATGGTGGCCGACGCGATCGCGCATTGGAGACGGGGACTGGGACCGGTGGAGCCGCCGAACACCGGCAGCCTTCGCGGTGACATCGATGCCCTGGTCGCCGCGGCACCGGACTTCGACGAATCGGGTCTGAGCACGGTCAAGATGATCGTCGGCGCGGCGACGGCGGCGATGAACGACCCCGTTCTGGCGGCGGCGCTGGACGACCTTGTGCTCTCGGTGCCCCGCCGGGTGGTCAGCGTGGTCCTCGACCAGGCCGTGGCCCGGGGGGAGATTTCGGCGGGCCGCGATGTGACCCTGATACCCGACGCCCTTCTGGGCCTCAACCTCCTGCGGGTGGTGACGGGACGACCGATCGATCGCGTCTACGTTCGACGCGCCCTCGAAGAGGTGCTGCTGCCGCTCGCGACCTCTGCTGCCGTCGAGTAG
- a CDS encoding serine hydrolase domain-containing protein: MTRAALDALDDWPVPAAAAAVIGPTGVLACHGDTGRVFELASVTKPLVARAVHVAVEEGVVELDTPAGPPGSTVRHLLAHASGLAMHSDRVLAKPGTRRMYSNYGFTVLARTVERESGIEFGRYLVEAVCEPLALGNTRLNGGAEAAGFGATSTVADLAVFGRDLLRPATVSPQLHAEATAVQFPGLDGVLPGYGVQRPNDWGLGFEIRDTKSPHWTGARNSARTYGHFGQAGGLIWADPEVGLALVVLTDRDFGEWALRPWPAISDAVIREYG; the protein is encoded by the coding sequence GTGACGCGCGCCGCTCTCGACGCACTCGACGACTGGCCGGTCCCCGCCGCGGCCGCCGCGGTGATCGGCCCGACCGGCGTGCTGGCCTGTCACGGCGACACCGGGCGGGTGTTCGAACTGGCATCGGTGACCAAGCCGCTGGTGGCGCGCGCCGTGCACGTCGCCGTCGAGGAGGGGGTCGTCGAACTCGACACCCCGGCCGGCCCGCCCGGCTCCACCGTCCGGCACCTGCTGGCGCACGCGTCGGGCCTGGCGATGCACTCCGATCGCGTGCTGGCCAAGCCCGGCACCCGGCGGATGTACTCCAACTACGGCTTCACCGTCCTGGCCCGGACGGTGGAGCGGGAGTCGGGCATCGAGTTTGGCCGCTACCTCGTCGAGGCGGTCTGCGAACCGCTGGCCCTGGGTAACACCCGGCTGAACGGCGGCGCCGAGGCGGCCGGGTTCGGGGCGACCTCGACGGTCGCGGATCTGGCGGTCTTCGGCCGTGACCTGCTGCGCCCGGCGACGGTCTCGCCGCAGCTGCACGCCGAGGCGACGGCGGTGCAATTTCCCGGCCTGGACGGCGTGCTGCCCGGATACGGCGTCCAGCGGCCCAACGACTGGGGGCTGGGCTTCGAGATCAGGGATACGAAATCGCCACACTGGACGGGCGCGCGCAACTCGGCGCGAACCTACGGCCATTTCGGCCAGGCAGGCGGCCTCATCTGGGCGGATCCCGAGGTGGGGCTGGCGCTGGTGGTCCTCACCGACCGGGATTTCGGCGAGTGGGCGCTGCGGCCGTGGCCGGCGATTTCCGACGCGGTGATACGCGAGTACGGCTAA
- a CDS encoding PNPOx family protein gives MTRHNRLVCLLRVVATSVVIVAAMYLLLLGVSPLLRVKWISDRIRRFTKTANRPMRRIAGTRVGMLYFNLGALHHVGRRSGRSYVTPLSAYRLGDGFVLGVAYPEVDWCRNVLAAGTCTLTWNGKEYALERPELIPAAEAMKAYPPLVKPFIVGPGTKTFLWLHPAGRTPSVEGK, from the coding sequence ATGACGCGTCACAACCGGTTGGTGTGTTTGCTACGGGTGGTGGCGACGTCCGTCGTGATCGTGGCGGCGATGTATCTGCTCTTGCTTGGTGTCTCGCCGCTGCTGCGGGTGAAGTGGATCAGTGACAGGATTCGCCGGTTCACCAAGACGGCCAATCGCCCCATGCGCAGGATCGCCGGTACCCGCGTGGGAATGCTGTACTTCAACCTCGGCGCTCTGCATCACGTCGGGCGCCGCAGCGGGCGAAGCTACGTCACCCCGCTGAGCGCGTACCGCCTCGGGGACGGCTTCGTGCTGGGGGTCGCATACCCCGAAGTCGATTGGTGCCGCAATGTTTTGGCCGCCGGGACATGCACGCTCACCTGGAATGGCAAGGAGTACGCGCTGGAAAGGCCCGAGCTGATCCCCGCCGCCGAGGCGATGAAGGCCTATCCGCCGCTGGTGAAGCCCTTCATCGTCGGCCCGGGAACGAAGACGTTCCTCTGGCTGCATCCGGCCGGCAGGACCCCATCCGTGGAAGGGAAATGA
- a CDS encoding Rv2253 family sensor-like surface protein, translating to MSGHRRIGLFVAAAAGLCGLVGLAPTASASGASAWNGQYLLTFSANQKTGTSAVARQPEYAQRASYSFTSSCSTGVCVATVANPPAPKNQYMPRSVQYTWNGSQWVQQTSGNFDCLLVNGAVEHDPAKSVTVYTPAANGALTGVSRTVILSGACRGNVDMPVSATPVQPEVV from the coding sequence ATGTCGGGACACCGCAGGATCGGGCTATTCGTGGCGGCGGCCGCGGGGCTGTGCGGATTGGTGGGGCTTGCGCCGACGGCGTCCGCCAGCGGGGCGTCGGCCTGGAACGGGCAGTATCTGCTCACCTTCTCCGCCAACCAGAAGACCGGCACCAGCGCGGTGGCCCGCCAGCCCGAATACGCGCAGCGGGCCAGCTACTCGTTCACGTCGAGCTGCTCGACGGGTGTCTGCGTCGCCACGGTCGCCAACCCGCCGGCGCCCAAGAACCAGTACATGCCGCGATCCGTCCAATACACCTGGAACGGGTCCCAGTGGGTGCAGCAAACGAGCGGGAACTTCGACTGCCTGCTGGTCAACGGCGCGGTCGAACACGACCCGGCGAAATCCGTCACGGTCTACACGCCCGCGGCGAATGGCGCCCTAACAGGTGTTTCTCGCACCGTCATCCTCAGCGGCGCGTGCCGGGGCAACGTCGACATGCCGGTGTCGGCCACCCCGGTGCAGCCGGAGGTCGTCTAA
- a CDS encoding DUF3145 domain-containing protein produces the protein MRASNQFADVTTGVVYVHASPAAVCPHVEWALSSTLQSKANLVWTPQPAMPGQLRAVTNWVGPVGTGARLANALRSWSVLRFEVTEDPSPGVDGQRFSHTPQLGLWSGSMSANGDVMVGEMRLRAMMAQGADTLAVELDSVLGTAWDEALEVYRDGGDAGEVTWLSRGVG, from the coding sequence ATGCGTGCGTCGAACCAATTCGCCGACGTGACGACGGGCGTGGTGTATGTCCACGCCTCGCCCGCGGCGGTATGCCCGCATGTCGAGTGGGCGCTGTCGTCGACCCTGCAGTCCAAGGCCAACCTGGTGTGGACGCCGCAGCCCGCGATGCCGGGACAGCTGCGCGCGGTCACCAACTGGGTCGGGCCGGTGGGCACCGGCGCCAGGCTGGCCAACGCGCTGCGCTCCTGGTCGGTGCTGCGTTTCGAGGTCACCGAGGACCCCAGCCCGGGAGTCGACGGCCAGCGGTTCAGCCACACCCCGCAACTGGGCCTATGGAGCGGGTCGATGAGCGCCAACGGCGACGTCATGGTCGGCGAGATGCGGCTGCGCGCGATGATGGCCCAGGGCGCCGACACGCTGGCCGTCGAGCTCGATTCGGTGCTCGGGACCGCGTGGGACGAGGCGCTCGAGGTGTATCGCGACGGCGGCGACGCCGGCGAGGTGACCTGGCTCAGCCGCGGCGTCGGTTAG
- a CDS encoding glycerol-3-phosphate dehydrogenase/oxidase, which produces MTSAALNAARRAADLTALAEGAPVDVVVIGGGITGAGIALDAASRGLRVALVEKRDLAFGTSRWSSKLVHGGLRYLASGDVGIARRSAIERGILMTRNAPHLARAMPQLVPLLPSMGHTKRALVRAGFLAGDALRMLAGTPASTLPRSRRIPARRVVEMAPTVRRDGLAGGLLAYDGQLIDDARLVIAVARTAAQHGARILSYVAASEATGTSVRLTDRRTGQSFEVSAGAVINATGVWAGEVDGSLRLRPSRGTHLVFDAGAFGNPTAALTIPIPGELNRFVFAMPEQLGRVYLGLTDEAAPGPIPDVPEPSSGEIAFLLDTVNTALGAALGAADVIGAYAGLRPLIDTGEGRTADVSREHAVVEGPSGVISVIGGKLTEYRYMAQDVLDRAVGLRRLRAAGCRTRNLPLIGAPANPGPGSRSGAGLPASLVARYGAEASHVIASARCERPTEPVAEGIDVIRAEFEYAVTHEGALDIDDIVDRRTRIGLVPRDRERVVAVAEEFLALLG; this is translated from the coding sequence GTGACCTCGGCGGCCCTGAACGCCGCCCGCCGGGCCGCGGACTTGACCGCGCTCGCCGAGGGCGCGCCGGTGGACGTCGTCGTGATCGGGGGCGGCATCACGGGCGCCGGGATCGCCCTGGACGCCGCGTCGCGCGGCCTGCGGGTGGCGTTGGTGGAAAAGCGCGATCTGGCGTTCGGCACCAGCCGCTGGAGCTCGAAGCTGGTGCATGGCGGCCTGCGCTATCTGGCGAGCGGTGACGTGGGCATCGCGCGGCGCAGCGCCATCGAACGCGGAATCCTCATGACGCGCAACGCCCCTCACCTCGCCCGCGCGATGCCGCAGCTGGTCCCGTTGCTGCCGTCGATGGGTCACACCAAGCGGGCGCTGGTGCGCGCCGGATTCCTGGCCGGCGACGCGTTGCGGATGCTGGCGGGGACGCCGGCCTCGACCCTGCCCCGGTCGCGCCGGATTCCGGCGCGGCGGGTCGTGGAGATGGCCCCCACGGTTCGGCGCGACGGCCTGGCCGGTGGCCTGCTGGCCTACGACGGGCAGTTGATCGACGACGCCCGGCTGGTCATCGCGGTCGCGCGCACCGCGGCCCAGCACGGCGCCCGGATTCTGAGCTACGTCGCGGCGTCCGAGGCGACCGGCACGTCGGTGCGGTTGACCGACCGGCGCACGGGACAGTCGTTCGAGGTGTCGGCCGGCGCGGTCATCAACGCGACCGGGGTGTGGGCGGGGGAGGTCGACGGGTCGCTGCGGCTGCGGCCCAGCCGCGGGACCCACCTCGTCTTCGATGCCGGCGCCTTCGGGAATCCCACTGCGGCCCTGACCATTCCGATTCCCGGCGAGCTCAACCGCTTCGTGTTCGCCATGCCCGAGCAGCTGGGCCGCGTCTACCTCGGGCTCACCGACGAAGCGGCCCCCGGCCCGATTCCCGACGTGCCGGAGCCGTCGTCGGGGGAGATCGCCTTCCTGCTGGACACGGTCAACACCGCGCTGGGGGCCGCGCTGGGGGCCGCCGACGTGATCGGTGCCTACGCCGGGTTGCGGCCGCTGATCGACACCGGCGAGGGCCGCACCGCCGACGTGTCGCGCGAGCACGCCGTGGTCGAAGGGCCGTCCGGCGTCATCAGCGTGATCGGCGGAAAGCTGACCGAATACCGTTACATGGCACAGGATGTCCTGGACCGTGCCGTGGGATTGCGACGCCTGCGCGCCGCCGGCTGCCGGACCCGGAACCTGCCGCTGATCGGGGCGCCGGCCAATCCCGGGCCGGGGTCTCGGTCCGGCGCCGGTCTGCCCGCGTCCCTGGTCGCGCGCTACGGCGCCGAGGCTTCCCACGTCATCGCGAGCGCTCGCTGTGAGCGCCCCACCGAGCCGGTCGCCGAGGGCATCGACGTGATCCGGGCCGAGTTCGAATACGCGGTGACGCACGAGGGCGCGCTCGACATCGACGACATCGTCGACCGGCGGACCCGGATCGGGTTGGTGCCGCGCGATCGCGAGCGGGTTGTCGCGGTGGCCGAGGAGTTCCTGGCGTTGCTGGGCTGA